Proteins from a genomic interval of Campylobacter concisus:
- a CDS encoding M99 family carboxypeptidase catalytic domain-containing protein gives MRKFLLFLLTFTTASLANTLDYALIKKGEPSENTMLLIGGIQGDEPGGFLAASIVATDYNITKGSLWVVPNLNFPSIIERSRGTKGDMNRKFAHVDKNDPDYNSVMKIKDVITDKNVTLILNLHDGSGYYRDKFINKDENPDKWGNTCIIDQSTLPGSKYPELESIASSVKDVLNKHLIDQKHQYHIKNTHTAMGDKEMLKSLTYYAITQNKSAFANEASKNLNAEQRTYYHLIAIEEYMKKAGISFTRPFNLDVKSVKKAIEKEIRLELENSYAISLKNLKPLINFVPLKKGELNYSSPNPLIAVIKENGSFKVQYGNRFVTRLKPQYFEFAKPLDEISLISDGSELALKSGDKFSVKKSFKVKALKNVRVNVIGYGTKSIDESEQEVAKNSLSKSYSIDKDGKIYRVEFYKNEDGKEKFAGMILAEFR, from the coding sequence ATGCGTAAATTTTTACTTTTTTTACTAACCTTTACCACTGCTAGTTTAGCTAATACTTTAGACTATGCGCTCATCAAAAAAGGTGAACCAAGTGAAAACACGATGTTGTTAATCGGTGGCATTCAAGGCGATGAGCCGGGTGGCTTTTTGGCAGCCTCTATCGTGGCAACTGACTATAACATCACAAAAGGTTCGCTTTGGGTTGTGCCAAATTTAAATTTCCCAAGCATAATCGAGCGAAGTCGTGGCACAAAAGGCGATATGAATAGAAAATTTGCCCATGTAGATAAAAACGATCCTGATTACAACTCAGTGATGAAGATAAAAGACGTCATAACCGACAAAAACGTTACGCTCATCTTAAATTTGCACGATGGAAGCGGATATTACAGAGATAAATTTATAAACAAAGACGAAAATCCAGATAAATGGGGCAATACTTGCATAATAGACCAAAGCACGCTTCCTGGCTCAAAATATCCAGAGCTTGAAAGTATCGCTTCAAGCGTAAAAGATGTGCTAAACAAGCATCTAATAGATCAAAAGCACCAGTATCACATCAAAAATACGCACACTGCAATGGGTGATAAAGAGATGCTAAAAAGCCTAACTTACTATGCTATCACTCAAAATAAATCAGCCTTTGCAAACGAAGCTAGTAAAAATTTAAATGCCGAGCAAAGGACTTATTACCATCTAATCGCTATTGAAGAATATATGAAAAAGGCTGGCATTAGCTTTACTAGGCCATTTAACCTTGATGTTAAAAGCGTAAAAAAGGCAATCGAAAAAGAGATCAGACTTGAACTTGAAAATTCATACGCGATAAGCCTTAAAAATCTAAAGCCTTTAATAAATTTTGTCCCACTTAAAAAAGGCGAGTTAAATTACAGCTCACCAAATCCGCTAATAGCCGTCATAAAAGAAAATGGTAGCTTCAAAGTGCAATACGGCAACCGCTTTGTTACTAGATTAAAACCACAATATTTTGAATTTGCGAAGCCGCTTGATGAAATTTCACTAATAAGCGACGGTAGCGAGCTTGCATTAAAAAGTGGCGATAAATTTAGCGTGAAAAAGAGCTTTAAAGTAAAAGCACTCAAAAACGTGCGCGTAAATGTCATAGGATACGGCACAAAAAGTATAGATGAGAGTGAGCAAGAGGTGGCTAAAAATAGTCTAAGTAAAAGCTACAGCATCGATAAAGACGGCAAAATTTATAGAGTCGAGTTTTATAAAAATGAAGATGGCAA
- a CDS encoding uracil-xanthine permease family protein: MQRYEGYKFDPKQSLIGVQFLFVAFGALVLVPILTGLDANVALFTAGLGTLLFQLITRKNVPPIFLASSFAFIAPLQYGIEKWGIPVTMGGVIFAGFFYVALSLVVRFGGEKILHKILPPVVVGPVIMTIGLILAPNAVKMATSATEIYTQNEAMIVAGISLVATILVMMLGRGMFRLIPILLGIITGYIVAYCFSMVDFTPIFNAPWFRMPNFTTPKFEFEAIIYMIPIAIAPAIEHIGDMLAISNVTKEDFLKNPGLKNTLLGDGLATSLAAFFGGPPNTTYSEVTGAVSLTKAYNPAIMTFAAITAIVLAFVGKLGAVLSTIPAPVIGGIMLLLFGIIASVGMETLIKNKVDLADPRNMIIVALIFIFAIGGMVLDLGAVKFSGIGLGAVTGIVLNLLLPKTKHYEGY; encoded by the coding sequence ATGCAAAGGTATGAGGGTTATAAATTTGATCCAAAGCAAAGCTTAATCGGCGTTCAGTTTTTATTTGTCGCCTTTGGTGCACTGGTATTAGTGCCGATACTTACGGGACTAGATGCAAATGTAGCTCTCTTTACGGCTGGTCTTGGCACGCTACTTTTTCAGCTAATAACTAGAAAAAACGTCCCACCAATCTTTCTAGCAAGCTCGTTTGCCTTCATCGCTCCGCTTCAGTATGGCATAGAAAAATGGGGAATACCAGTGACGATGGGCGGCGTTATATTTGCTGGATTTTTCTACGTCGCACTAAGTCTTGTAGTTCGCTTTGGCGGTGAGAAAATTTTGCATAAAATTTTGCCTCCAGTTGTCGTTGGGCCGGTCATCATGACAATAGGCCTTATCCTTGCTCCAAATGCCGTCAAAATGGCAACATCAGCCACTGAAATTTATACACAAAATGAGGCGATGATCGTCGCTGGCATTTCGTTAGTGGCTACTATTTTGGTAATGATGCTTGGGCGCGGCATGTTTAGGCTTATACCTATTTTGCTTGGTATTATCACCGGATACATCGTAGCTTACTGCTTTAGCATGGTTGATTTTACACCTATCTTTAATGCACCTTGGTTTAGAATGCCAAATTTCACTACACCAAAATTTGAGTTTGAAGCGATCATTTATATGATACCTATCGCCATCGCTCCAGCGATCGAGCATATAGGCGATATGCTTGCTATCTCAAATGTCACAAAAGAAGATTTCCTAAAAAATCCAGGCCTTAAAAATACGCTCCTTGGAGATGGGCTTGCCACTTCGCTTGCTGCTTTTTTTGGTGGTCCGCCAAACACTACATACTCAGAGGTCACAGGTGCGGTTAGCCTTACAAAAGCTTATAATCCAGCGATCATGACCTTTGCAGCGATCACTGCTATCGTGCTAGCCTTCGTTGGTAAGCTAGGAGCTGTGCTTTCAACCATTCCAGCTCCAGTCATCGGCGGTATCATGCTGCTACTTTTTGGCATCATCGCAAGCGTTGGCATGGAGACACTTATAAAAAACAAAGTCGATCTTGCAGACCCTAGAAATATGATAATCGTAGCCCTCATCTTTATCTTTGCTATCGGCGGCATGGTACTTGATCTTGGAGCGGTTAAATTTTCAGGTATCGGACTTGGTGCGGTTACTGGCATAGTTTTAAATTTGCTTTTGCCAAAGACAAAGCATTATGAAGGATATTAA
- the dxr gene encoding 1-deoxy-D-xylulose-5-phosphate reductoisomerase, producing the protein MVALVVILGSTGSIGKNALNLCEKFGVEVEALSCAKNVDLLNEQILNFKPKFVCVGDEKLAKNVKNVEAKNIFFGETGLLQMLEISSSKKVINALVGFAGLAPSLKTQTLSKRLALANKESLVVGGKFLKTREILPIDSEHFGLKFLLENKTAPKRLIITASGGAFYKKPIKFLKDATPSDALKHPNWDMGAKITIDSATMANKLFEVMEAYWLYGIKEIEAVIEPTSAIHAVVEFIDGSSTMHLSRPDMKLAIAHAMFENISENIVSHANLLDLKNIKFHKISLKKYPIFSLKDEVLANPDLGVVINAANEIGVFSFLEKKCSFLDISRLVLSSVKNFRNIKISNIDEIFEADKEVRNYAKRMLNAKV; encoded by the coding sequence TTGGTCGCTCTCGTGGTAATACTTGGCTCAACTGGTTCAATTGGCAAAAACGCCCTTAACCTTTGCGAAAAATTTGGCGTAGAGGTTGAGGCGTTAAGCTGTGCTAAAAATGTAGATTTACTAAATGAGCAAATCTTAAATTTTAAGCCAAAATTTGTCTGCGTAGGCGATGAAAAGCTAGCTAAAAATGTAAAAAACGTAGAAGCTAAAAATATCTTTTTTGGTGAGACTGGACTACTACAAATGCTAGAAATTTCAAGCTCAAAAAAGGTGATAAACGCCCTTGTTGGCTTTGCTGGCCTTGCTCCTAGTCTAAAGACACAAACTCTTAGCAAAAGACTTGCGCTTGCAAACAAAGAGAGCCTTGTTGTTGGCGGCAAATTTCTAAAGACTAGAGAAATTTTGCCCATTGACAGCGAGCATTTTGGGCTTAAATTTCTACTTGAAAATAAAACTGCACCAAAAAGACTCATCATCACAGCAAGTGGCGGCGCATTTTATAAAAAGCCGATCAAATTTCTAAAAGATGCCACGCCAAGTGACGCACTAAAACACCCAAACTGGGATATGGGCGCAAAGATCACGATTGATAGTGCGACGATGGCAAATAAGCTTTTTGAAGTAATGGAGGCTTATTGGCTTTATGGCATCAAGGAGATCGAGGCTGTGATAGAACCAACTTCTGCGATACATGCCGTAGTTGAATTTATAGACGGCTCAAGTACGATGCACCTCTCGCGACCTGATATGAAGCTAGCTATCGCTCATGCTATGTTTGAAAATATCAGTGAAAATATCGTTTCACATGCAAATTTACTTGATCTAAAAAATATAAAATTTCATAAAATTAGCCTTAAAAAATATCCCATTTTTTCGCTAAAAGATGAAGTACTAGCAAACCCTGATCTAGGTGTAGTGATAAATGCTGCAAATGAGATTGGAGTATTTAGCTTTTTAGAGAAAAAATGCTCGTTTTTGGATATCTCAAGGCTCGTTTTAAGCTCTGTTAAAAATTTTAGAAATATCAAAATTTCAAATATTGATGAAATTTTTGAAGCTGATAAAGAAGTTAGAAATTACGCAAAAAGGATGTTAAATGCAAAGGTATGA
- a CDS encoding phosphatidate cytidylyltransferase translates to MQSRIITGVLMFVAILVVFFIDNYILNFILLGAVLYFAFNESLKLYNIDHKQLVFAALAFYVLTYFTNPIFIAILAIMLVASILAHIKSENLKLVAPFVYPTTPIFMIWMLYSEYGVGYLVWLILSVVASDSGAFFVGKMFGKHPFSPSSPNKTIEGAAGGVAIGTVIGCIVGNFVTEGFFQILFSSFLVCVFAVWGDLFESYLKRLCGVKDSGSLFPGHGGMLDRIDGYLFGVVALLWSLSW, encoded by the coding sequence TTTGATGTTTGTTGCTATTTTAGTAGTTTTTTTTATTGATAATTATATTTTAAATTTTATCTTGCTCGGCGCTGTGCTTTATTTTGCATTTAATGAGTCGCTCAAGCTTTATAATATCGATCACAAACAGCTAGTTTTTGCCGCACTTGCTTTTTACGTGCTTACATATTTTACAAATCCAATATTTATAGCGATCCTTGCTATCATGCTAGTTGCTTCGATCCTAGCTCACATAAAAAGTGAAAATTTAAAGCTAGTCGCACCTTTTGTATATCCAACCACGCCGATCTTTATGATATGGATGCTTTACTCAGAGTATGGCGTAGGCTATCTTGTATGGCTTATTTTAAGCGTAGTTGCAAGCGATAGCGGTGCATTTTTTGTTGGCAAAATGTTTGGCAAACATCCATTTAGCCCAAGCTCACCAAACAAAACAATTGAAGGTGCAGCAGGCGGTGTAGCGATAGGTACTGTGATTGGCTGCATTGTTGGAAATTTTGTAACCGAAGGATTTTTCCAAATTTTATTCTCAAGCTTTTTAGTCTGCGTGTTTGCAGTTTGGGGAGATTTGTTTGAGAGCTACTTAAAAAGACTTTGCGGCGTCAAAGATAGTGGTTCGCTCTTCCCAGGACACGGAGGCATGCTTGATAGGATAGATGGTTATTTATTTGGCGTAGTCGCCCTACTTTGGTCGCTCTCGTGGTAA